The Clostridium sporogenes genome contains a region encoding:
- a CDS encoding aminotransferase class I/II-fold pyridoxal phosphate-dependent enzyme yields the protein MLHITKDTLKNIYDINPKTLDLYEKAIEDIKDEFQKYDEIREFNQLKVLNALQEERVSESHFTNSTGYGYGDIGRDTLDRVYARIFNTESALVRPHFVNGTHAIGAALFGNLRPRDTMLSVCGKPYDTLHNIIGIEGEENIGSLKDFGVKYKQVNLKEDHSINYEEIEKILKEDTSIKLIHIQRSTGYGWRKALLIPEIEKLISFVKSIKKEVICFVDNCYGEFIDTKEPTDVGADLVAGSLIKNIGGGIAPTGGYIAGREKYVTQAAYRLTTPGIGGECGSTFGVVRQMYQGLFLAPHISMEAVKGAVFCSRIMELAGFEVLPKYNDDRSDIIQAIKFNDKEKLINFCKGIQQGSPVDSFVSCEPWDMPGYKDQVIMAAGAFIQGSSIELSADAPIRDPFIAYLQGGLTFDHAKIGILISLSKILK from the coding sequence ATGCTACATATAACAAAAGATACTCTAAAAAACATATATGACATAAATCCTAAAACTTTAGATTTATATGAAAAGGCTATAGAAGATATTAAAGATGAGTTCCAAAAATATGATGAAATAAGAGAATTTAATCAATTAAAAGTTTTAAATGCTCTTCAGGAAGAAAGAGTTAGTGAATCTCATTTCACAAATTCTACAGGTTATGGCTATGGAGATATAGGAAGAGATACCTTAGATAGAGTTTATGCTAGAATATTTAACACAGAAAGTGCTTTAGTAAGACCACATTTTGTAAATGGCACTCACGCTATTGGAGCTGCTCTATTTGGAAATTTGAGACCAAGGGATACTATGTTATCCGTATGTGGAAAACCCTATGATACATTACACAATATAATAGGTATAGAAGGGGAAGAGAACATAGGTTCTTTAAAAGATTTTGGAGTTAAATATAAACAAGTAAATTTAAAAGAAGATCATTCTATAAACTATGAAGAAATAGAAAAGATACTAAAAGAGGATACTTCAATAAAACTTATACATATTCAACGTTCAACAGGTTATGGATGGAGAAAAGCTCTCCTTATACCTGAAATAGAAAAACTAATTTCCTTTGTAAAATCCATTAAAAAAGAAGTTATATGTTTTGTAGATAACTGTTATGGTGAATTTATAGATACTAAAGAACCAACAGATGTAGGTGCAGATTTAGTAGCGGGATCCCTAATAAAAAATATAGGTGGAGGAATAGCCCCTACTGGTGGATATATAGCTGGCAGGGAAAAATATGTAACTCAAGCTGCCTATAGATTAACCACTCCTGGCATAGGAGGAGAATGTGGTTCTACCTTTGGAGTAGTTAGACAAATGTATCAAGGACTATTTTTAGCACCACATATATCTATGGAAGCTGTTAAAGGAGCGGTATTCTGTTCAAGGATAATGGAATTAGCTGGTTTTGAGGTACTTCCAAAATATAATGATGATAGAAGTGATATAATTCAAGCTATTAAGTTTAATGATAAAGAAAAACTTATAAATTTTTGTAAGGGAATACAGCAAGGTTCTCCTGTAGATTCCTTTGTTTCTTGTGAGCCTTGGGATATGCCTGGCTATAAAGATCAAGTAATTATGGCTGCAGGAGCATTTATTCAAGGGTCTTCCATAGAATTATCTGCAGATGCACCTATAAGAGATCCTTTTATAGCATATCTACAGGGCGGACTTACTTTTGATCATGCTAAAATAGGTATTTTAATTTCTCTATCAAAAATATTA
- the hfq gene encoding RNA chaperone Hfq, with protein sequence MTKVVNNLQDIFLNGARKNRIPVTIYLTNGFQLKGFVKGFDNFTVILDSDGKQMMIYKHAISTINPAKPLLFVQNPNGDDYKDKE encoded by the coding sequence ATGACTAAAGTTGTTAATAATCTACAAGATATATTTTTAAATGGTGCTAGAAAAAATAGAATTCCTGTTACCATATACTTAACAAATGGATTTCAATTAAAAGGATTTGTTAAAGGCTTTGATAACTTTACAGTAATATTAGATTCAGATGGTAAACAAATGATGATATACAAACATGCTATATCTACAATTAATCCAGCAAAACCCTTATTATTTGTACAAAATCCTAACGGAGATGATTATAAAGATAAAGAATAG
- the miaA gene encoding tRNA (adenosine(37)-N6)-dimethylallyltransferase MiaA, giving the protein MINLLILAGPTAVGKTDISIKLAKKLNGEIISADSMQIYKYMDIGSAKITKEEMKDIPHHLIDVVAPHEEFNVASFKTLAEKCIKDIWTRGKLPIIAGGTGLYINSLIYNYDFTDADRDENYREYLNKLSEDKGKEYVHSLLKDIDKESYEKLYPNDFKRVVRALEVYKITGKSISEYTKENEKKLYDIPYNVNYFVLNMNREVLYERINKRVDIMMDKGLIEEVKKLESMGYTPDMQSMKGIGYKEILFYLKGDISLDEAIYLIKKGSRNYAKRQLTWFRKDKRSIWIDKDKYRSEEEIVDKIIKMVKYK; this is encoded by the coding sequence ATGATAAACTTATTAATACTTGCAGGTCCTACAGCAGTAGGAAAAACAGATATATCTATAAAACTTGCAAAAAAACTAAATGGAGAAATAATATCCGCTGACTCTATGCAAATTTATAAATACATGGATATAGGTTCAGCTAAAATAACCAAAGAGGAAATGAAGGATATACCTCATCATCTTATAGATGTAGTAGCACCTCATGAAGAATTTAATGTAGCTTCCTTTAAAACTTTAGCAGAAAAATGTATAAAAGATATATGGACCAGGGGAAAACTCCCTATAATAGCAGGAGGCACAGGTTTATATATTAACTCTTTAATCTACAATTATGATTTTACAGATGCCGATAGAGACGAAAATTATAGAGAATATCTTAATAAATTATCAGAAGATAAAGGAAAAGAATATGTTCATAGCCTGCTAAAAGATATAGATAAAGAGTCTTACGAAAAATTATATCCTAACGATTTTAAAAGAGTAGTTAGAGCCTTAGAAGTTTACAAAATTACAGGTAAATCTATAAGTGAATATACAAAAGAAAACGAAAAAAAATTATATGATATACCTTATAACGTAAACTACTTTGTTTTAAATATGAATAGAGAAGTACTATATGAAAGAATTAACAAAAGAGTGGATATAATGATGGATAAAGGCTTAATAGAAGAAGTAAAAAAATTAGAATCTATGGGATATACTCCAGATATGCAATCTATGAAAGGTATAGGTTATAAAGAAATTCTATTCTATTTAAAAGGTGATATTTCACTAGATGAAGCTATTTATTTAATAAAAAAGGGAAGCAGAAATTATGCTAAAAGACAACTAACTTGGTTTAGAAAAGATAAAAGATCTATATGGATAGATAAAGATAAATATAGATCTGAGGAGGAAATAGTAGATAAAATTATAAAAATGGTAAAATATAAATAA
- the mutL gene encoding DNA mismatch repair endonuclease MutL, which yields MRKINLLDLETTNKIAAGEVIERPFSVVKELVENSIDANAKNITIEIEDGGQKFIKIIDDGEGIYPIDIKNAFLPHATSKINSIEDIYKISTMGFRGEALASISSVSKTKLKSRVASYNFGKEIYIEGGKIEYLKDTGCNVGTTIEVSDLFYNVPARLKFLKSTRSDSTAISDIVNRFILAHPDISFNLINKGKQSIKSYGTGNLKDSIRCVYNKTISENLINFESHKDIISVYGFIGKPEISRKSRTNQSIFVNKRYVKSKFITAAVENAFKSFLTVNSYPFFVIFIDIFPEYIDVNVHPTKSEVKFKDERAMFKAIFDSVHEAIKEELKESFTNFFNKEDINIYDSEKSIGETIKTEKEEVQIPIDLNNNNKIHIFGNNINNSTKPNNIEPTKNENIEEKNIFEVNNNSSIYKQDEIYYNKNNTEYLNSNNNKEESSSKQDNKNPNTLYLNENYITSSSINIKENKPTNFYIDLKIIGQFNNTYILIEKDKELYIIDQHAAHEKVLFEKFKSEIEKGYVISQILLSPVVIELSEDEFNIYEENKDIFKNSGFSVEVFGECTINIKEVPLILGKPNVENLFMDILYNLKNMKSKETSTIKYNAIATLACKSAVKANDTLKEEEIKKLIEDMLILDNPYTCPHGRPTMIKFTLKDLEKKFKRIQ from the coding sequence ATGAGGAAAATAAATTTATTAGATTTAGAAACTACAAATAAAATAGCTGCAGGAGAAGTTATAGAAAGGCCCTTTTCTGTAGTAAAAGAATTAGTAGAAAATAGTATAGACGCCAATGCGAAAAATATAACCATAGAAATAGAAGATGGGGGACAGAAATTTATAAAAATAATAGATGATGGAGAAGGTATTTATCCTATTGATATAAAAAATGCTTTTCTCCCTCATGCTACAAGTAAAATAAATTCCATAGAAGATATATATAAAATAAGTACTATGGGCTTTAGAGGAGAAGCACTAGCTAGTATTTCCTCCGTATCAAAAACTAAACTTAAAAGTAGAGTTGCTTCCTACAATTTTGGTAAAGAAATATATATAGAAGGTGGCAAAATAGAATACTTAAAGGATACAGGTTGCAATGTTGGTACAACTATAGAGGTTTCTGATTTATTTTATAATGTACCCGCAAGACTTAAATTTTTGAAAAGTACAAGAAGCGATAGCACTGCTATATCAGATATAGTAAATAGGTTTATATTAGCTCATCCAGATATATCTTTTAATTTAATAAACAAAGGAAAGCAAAGTATAAAAAGTTACGGTACTGGAAATCTAAAGGATTCTATACGATGTGTATACAATAAAACAATCAGTGAAAATCTTATAAACTTTGAAAGCCATAAGGATATAATATCTGTATATGGATTTATAGGGAAACCTGAAATAAGCCGTAAAAGCAGAACAAATCAAAGTATATTTGTAAATAAGCGGTATGTTAAAAGTAAATTTATAACTGCTGCAGTAGAAAATGCTTTTAAATCTTTTTTAACAGTAAATAGCTACCCTTTCTTTGTAATATTTATAGATATTTTCCCAGAATATATTGATGTAAATGTACATCCTACTAAATCAGAAGTTAAATTTAAAGATGAGAGGGCTATGTTTAAGGCTATATTTGATTCAGTTCATGAAGCTATAAAAGAAGAATTAAAAGAATCATTTACAAATTTCTTCAATAAAGAAGATATTAATATATATGATTCTGAAAAATCTATAGGTGAAACTATAAAAACAGAAAAAGAAGAAGTACAAATACCAATAGATTTAAATAACAATAATAAAATTCATATTTTTGGTAATAATATAAATAATTCAACTAAACCTAATAATATAGAACCTACTAAAAATGAAAACATTGAAGAAAAAAATATATTTGAAGTTAATAATAATTCTTCTATTTATAAACAAGATGAAATATACTATAACAAAAATAATACTGAATACTTAAATTCAAATAATAACAAAGAAGAAAGTTCATCAAAGCAAGATAATAAGAACCCAAATACCTTATATCTAAATGAGAATTATATAACGTCCTCATCTATAAATATTAAAGAAAATAAGCCTACTAATTTTTATATAGATCTGAAAATAATAGGACAGTTTAATAATACATATATATTAATAGAAAAGGATAAAGAACTTTATATAATAGATCAGCATGCAGCTCATGAAAAGGTGCTATTTGAAAAATTTAAATCCGAGATAGAAAAAGGATATGTAATAAGCCAAATTTTATTATCTCCTGTAGTTATAGAATTATCAGAAGATGAATTTAACATATATGAAGAAAATAAAGATATTTTTAAAAACTCAGGTTTTTCAGTGGAGGTTTTTGGAGAATGCACTATAAATATAAAAGAAGTACCCTTAATTTTAGGTAAACCTAATGTAGAAAATCTCTTTATGGATATACTTTATAACTTAAAAAATATGAAATCTAAAGAAACTTCTACAATAAAATATAATGCCATTGCTACACTAGCATGTAAATCTGCAGTTAAGGCTAATGACACCTTGAAAGAGGAGGAAATAAAAAAATTAATAGAAGATATGCTTATATTAGATAATCCATACACTTGTCCCCATGGAAGACCTACTATGATTAAATTTACATTAAAAGATTTAGAAAAAAAATTTAAAAGAATACAATAA